Below is a window of Cydia strobilella chromosome 8, ilCydStro3.1, whole genome shotgun sequence DNA.
ACATTTTGTGTGTGGGTATTTACTCCAATGAGCCCTCTTACTTCAAACGTCGACCTACAAAATACACTAGATTATTTCAGCGcgtaaaaacttatttattaatgGCTTATACATATACGCTGCAGCAAATATTGACACAGCTGCCCCGTGACGCGTGTCTTGATTGGCAAATAAACGTACGGCCTGTATGAGTGCGCGCCGCGCGTACATCACGTATTAATAAACGAATATTCGTGAAATATGAAGGTGTTTGCGATCATCTTATCGGGATTAGTGCTGCAGGTAAGATTTACTTATGTTTTAGCgtgtgatgaaaaaatataatacgctCCTCATTTCCTCTATCCCCTTACCTCATAAGGCCGCTTGTTGTTACGAACTCAAGAGAAATAAATACTGGTCATAGATGATAATTGACATCGCTCTTGACTTGAATTTAGTTATGGTGTTATAAGTCTTCTACGCGTTTTCACATAGTGCAACAGAATGTTTAATTTGTGTGTCGTGTTTATTACTTACGAATTACGCAGTAACTCAACGAATTATTTCAGACATCTGCGTCATTCTTCGACGAACTGCGTAGCACGGTGTCCTCAGTGGAGAGTAGCTTCGGGAAACTTCTGAATGACGTCATATACGACGTTAGGGAAACCATCGACTGCACTCTCATGGCAGTTGAGCAGGTGCTGGCTTCAGGCGTGTTTAGAGATCCTTCAGATTATGATACACGGTGCAAAGGTACTGAGGCGGTCGAGCAGCCACCGccgccaccaccaccaccagtcGTGGTAGCCACCGACCCACCTCCACCGCCTGCCCCAGAAACACGACACATCGAAATCCCTCTTACGAAGATGGAACATAGACAAGTCGACTCCTCAATATTAAACGTAGACCAAGTTCTATGCGATGTCTTAAAAAAAGATGACACTCACGCTCAACTAGAAACTATTAAATTGACTCTCATAAACGAAACCGAACGATTAACTGAAATAAGTGAACTGCTAAAGAAACAACTTGAAGAACTCTCGGCTGAAGTGAAAGCAAAGTTTAAAGCGATTGAACTGCAGACGTCAGAACCGTCTGTTGAGAGCATTTGGAACGACATTAAATTGTTGCACGAAATAGAACATAAACATAAGAATACAGAAGATGCTAAGAAAATCAGCCGTGTTCTGGACCAAATCTTAAGTATTCTCGATGCGAATGAGGAAGATCGCTCAGCCGCAAACGATAACAAAATACACGAAATTATGCGCAAACTTAGCAAGCAAACTAGAGGTGGGGACAGTGACATATGGACAGACCTTAAGAATTATCCTAAAGATTTTCGCGAATATGCCAAAAGAGTATTTGATGAAAATAGATCGACTTTCCCACCTGATGACACAACTAAGAAACCCGAATCTGACAAAGTTACAGAGAGTGATGCTGGAAAAATAAACGAAAAGGATGTCCAAACTAAAAAAACAGATGAAACTGTCAAAAAGAAAGACCAAACTAAAAACACCGATGAAACTGACAAAAAGGATGACCACACTGGAAAACCAAAAGACGTTACCACAGTAAAACCTAAACGTAAAACACGTAAACCAAAAACTACGACAACTACTATTGATAGACCATTAACCGTTGAAGAGTTAGCAGCACAGTACGGTTCACTATTTGATGTGATGCCAGATATCGATAGTATAGAGAACAAGAAAGCGTTTGAAAGTGCGAAGAGTATCATACAAGAGGACGCTCTGAATAATGCAGTCATGAACAGTTTAGCCAAAATGGAGTCGAGCAAAGATGCGCGTGATCTTTTCGATACCCTGACTTGATAGAGGATTTTAGGAATAATTTAgacattatgtatttattgttatcaaattGAACTGTTAATGTGATACCGCCTTTAATAATTAAgacaattttaaattaagtatagtATATGtttgtcatttaaatatttatttattttatgttacgaATTATAATTACGAAATAACAAATTTGCATTGACATACACGactttttgtatacaattattTGATATAATGTTATATCGCAATGAAAGTTCGTGATATAACGAACTCGagacaattttaataaaaatggaacccttcgggcgtttttattttactgtgtTTGACTTTTACTTTAACTTTTTTGTtatgattaattaatatttgattattttttacttaatacttaattatttaaacgcgttattattatcttttacaATCTGACGGTGACGATCTctttgtgagttcatgttatttagaaatattgtgacattgttaaatatcatgtagagttcaataagaaataaattaatctgtCTATCTATTTTACGATGTGTATATCTATATAGGTAACTTTAAGCAATTTTTACTAaaagaccaaccccgaaatcgcgattAAAATTGACTCGCATAGAAAATATTAACATCTGACCTGTCacaatgtatgaaaaagtcatttttttttcatgatttcgAGGATGGTACCAACCATAGTCGAAGTTGCGTACCAAGTACcaacaaccccccccccccccccctaatatgacctatatattcatCTCGCAAAATATTgcaggtaattaaaaaaaaaacattctgttttttaaataacactAAGACATTTTGTAAACTCACGGCCATGCCATAAACTATCAAAAACAATCTGGAATTGCGTCTTAGTTTACCAGGTAATTTCAGTAAGATGTGATTTTCTGTAGTTATATCGGTCCGCCCCAGACCCCTCGGTAATTGGGTTTTGTGTACACACCTGTACTAATCGAAGAGGAGTCAAATTTACAAAGCAAACACCGTGTTTCTATATCATAAcgattttattaacaatataaatacGTAATTACAAACTTATTATTCTACAATTGAGCTGCGCTACTCTACCACGAGCAGTCAACGTGCTTACTTtagtatagtttgaatcttctcaaatgatttttacggcaaagaccctaatctgtcaaacaaaagccattgtttcttttaagtgagcgcgtggccattgtgtttgAGCGCATGGCCATTGAGAATCAaccaaaatcatttaaaaagattcaaactata
It encodes the following:
- the LOC134743395 gene encoding uncharacterized protein LOC134743395, with the protein product MKVFAIILSGLVLQTSASFFDELRSTVSSVESSFGKLLNDVIYDVRETIDCTLMAVEQVLASGVFRDPSDYDTRCKGTEAVEQPPPPPPPPVVVATDPPPPPAPETRHIEIPLTKMEHRQVDSSILNVDQVLCDVLKKDDTHAQLETIKLTLINETERLTEISELLKKQLEELSAEVKAKFKAIELQTSEPSVESIWNDIKLLHEIEHKHKNTEDAKKISRVLDQILSILDANEEDRSAANDNKIHEIMRKLSKQTRGGDSDIWTDLKNYPKDFREYAKRVFDENRSTFPPDDTTKKPESDKVTESDAGKINEKDVQTKKTDETVKKKDQTKNTDETDKKDDHTGKPKDVTTVKPKRKTRKPKTTTTTIDRPLTVEELAAQYGSLFDVMPDIDSIENKKAFESAKSIIQEDALNNAVMNSLAKMESSKDARDLFDTLT